The sequence below is a genomic window from Pecten maximus chromosome 14, xPecMax1.1, whole genome shotgun sequence.
AATCATGAGATTTGACAGGGAGGAGAATGTAAGGGGTGGAATCATGAGATTTGACATGAAGGAGAGTGCATGGGGTCGGAATCATGAGATTTGACAGGGAGGGGAATGTAAGGGAAGGGGTCGAAATCATGATATTTGACAGGGAGGGGAATGTAAGGGTAGGGAATTATGAGATTTGACATGGAGGTGAATTCAAGGGATGGGAATCATGACATTTGACAGGAAGGAGAGTGCATGGGGTCGGAATGATGGTATTTGACAGGGAGGGGAATGCAAGGGGGCGGAATCATGGGATTTGACAGGTAGGTGAATTCAAGGGATGGGAATCATGAGATTTGACAGGAAGGAGAGTGCATGGGGTGGGAATCATGATATTTGACAGGGAGGGGAATGCAAGGGGTCGGAATCATGAGATTTGACATGGAGGGGAATTGAAGAGGAGTTGGGGAAACATGAGATTTGACGGGGAGGGGAATGTAAAGTGTGGGAAATACGGAAGTAACAAGGAGGGTAGTTATATAGCATAGAGGAGGATCAAGGGCTTTTACAAGATATGGAACGCAAGTGTAGGGAAATATTGGATTTAACACTGAGGAGAATTTCAATGTGTGAAAAGGGGATTAAGGAGGGAGAGGAATCACGTGATTAAACAGAGAGAATTGTGAGGGATGGAAATTACTTGATTTAACAGGAAGATGAATGCAAGGGATAGGTATTTTACAAGGAAGTATTTCCAGACTCGAGCACCACTTAACTATTTTATGGCCCTCATTTTACTCCTTGACAATCTAATCTTATCTAAGAGACAAAGTAGTAGTAATAAAACCTGTTTAAAGACACTGTTTTGCGGCCGTTAAAAAGATTGACTAATAAATAATTACcgaatattttatttgtacatttaaagGTATTGCTTCAAACAAAAGTTATTGTTGACCTATGAttaatataatatcatttaggaactttttaacatttaacataCAGAAAAACAGCGAGaggaatatatatttaagaaaaatgctaaaaaaaaagattgataCATTATTAGTCGCATTTATATCCGCTTTCAAATTCTATCTTCATTGCTGTCATACACTCTATCCTACACAATGCTTGTCATCCTATGACATATTCTATATTGTTACGATACCCACTGTATATTCCTTTCCTacggtacaatgtatattccaACGATACAGTGTATATTCCTATCATACTGATGCATTGTATAGTATCCTTCATTGTTTATACATAGCATAAACTGTACGTTATATTATTGTCAATTCTTATATATATCCTACATTGTAGATAACTTTCCAACATAACATATGCCTATCCTACatcgtacattgtatatacatatagcattgTATATTCCTATTTACATCCTCcattgtacatacctatcctacattgtatattcctGTTTTGATTTCTTTAGGGATATGAAACACCAATGGTTGTCCCTAGTCCTTATCATGGCTTTCCTTCAGTCACCCAGCAGCGCCAAAGTTTTCAGGGATGATAAACTGCATACAGATTTCCAAACGTCCAATGCGGACTTCACCTTGGAGATTTATAAGCGTTTGACTAAAATGTCCACAGACGGAAATTTGTTCTTCTCGCCTTTCTCAATCTCCGCCGCCATGTCCATGGTTTATCTTGGTGCCAGGGAGCAGACGGCAGACCAGATGATTCCCGCGCTTCGTATTCAATCCTTAGGTCAGCGAGTGCACGATGCTTATGAGGATTACTTGAAGGTGGTTTTAGATAAAAACGATAACGTCACACTTCAGATTGCCAACAGACTGTATCCTGACAGTAAGACGGACATTGTACCATCTTTCATTGAGCTATGTGCTAAGCACTACCAAGCTGACACCAAAACAATGGACTATGGACAATTTGAAACtgcaagaaaagaaattaacGAATGGGTAAGCCAACAGACAGCAGAGAAAATAAAAGACCTTCTTCCTGAGGGATCTCTCAATTCATTAACAATGATGGTATTGGTAAACGCTATCTACTTCAAAGGTGACTGGGAAacaaaatttgatgaaaaagCTACCAGGGATATGACCTTTCATAACCTCAAAGGTCAACAAAAGACTGTGAAAATGATGTTTCAGAAAGCTACACAATTTCCGCTTAAATACGATGGTGAATTAAAATGTAAGGTTTTGGAATTGCCTTACAAAGGAAACAGCCTCTCAATGGTCATTATTTTGCCTGAGGATAGAGACGGATTGCCTGCTCTTGAAGAGAAATTAAGCTCGTCCGTAATTAAAGGACTTACGACAGAAATGTCACCTATAGAAGTGGAAGTGTTTCTCCCAAAATTTAAACTTAAATCGGGATTTGAGCTTTCAAAAATGTTCAAAAGCATGGGAATGACAGATCTGTTTGATGGATACAAAGCCGACTTGACTGGCATAGACGCCGCCAAGATGTCGCATGTGTCCGCCATCTTTCACCAAGCTTTTGTGGACGTAAACGAGGAAGGCACCGAAGCAGCTGCAGCCACAGCCGTTACAATGGAGACATTTTCATCTCCAGGTCCACCATTACAATTCAAGGCCGATCACCCATTCATGTTCGTTATCAAAGACAATCGGTCCGACACAATTTTGTTTGTTGGAAGATTTGCTGATGTTGTTCAGGCACAAGAAAAAGATGAATTATAGAAAACCCATTTGTTCAATTTCATTGATACAGATAATGTGGTGCTGACGTACTTGCCTTCTGGTTATCACAACTGAACCCTGTCCTAGTTTGTTGGTGTATATGAGACTGAAATCATCACCGTATACTATACTGTTACTATTGCTGTCATTCTTATATCCTATATACTGAGTATATAGTATAATCTTCATACTGATAACATTGCATTGATCATCTTTGTTGATATGGATATCTAGATTTCCTTCCCTGTCCCTTACTTTTTGGATCTCTTGATTGGTTATCGACATATTTACATTCCGTGAGCTTGTTTTCGCTACCATATGATGTTTAGACTGTGATTGCCATTGCCGAAGATGAGCTAGTGGAAAGAAACAACTAGGTAACGATTTGTTATTTGACAACGTGTTTTGCAATTCTTCCTGAAGAACTTAATTTCGAATTGAGATGCTTGatgacaatgatttttttattatcttttatataaatattgatacacatttttaaaatgatcagtcatatatatttatttgcattatcttttttttcaattcggGAAACTGTTTTATCGGTGAaccaaatattttgtttttggaaCGGACGTGTGCTGGCACAATGTCTTTTATTGTTATACggaatacaaatgtaaaaatcaGTGTTTGGAAAATGTGTACTATTTCAGGAATCGTTACTCGCACACACGTGACTCCTGTCTATTTTATCCATGTAGTATTATTACAAAAATCAACCGAGATTAATTTTTATCTAAGACTCGTAAACATATATCTATAGAATAGTTTTACGGTATACGCTTGGGTATCGCTATTTTAAAATTccatttcattatatataagaGAAAACCATCgtttaataaatattaaatacagtTTTAATCGCTTTAAGGAAATTTAAAAAAGCATATGGACGTTAAAGCTCGTCATATCTATAGACATCAAAAACGATAACACGAGTGGAAACTGAACTAAAGGAAGTGATGTATATGTACAGTCGTGTAAGTCGAACTTCATATCGCATTGTGGTGACGATCTTCAATCTCGGGTAGATGTTATCTTGGTTTTAAAGGTATTCATCACCAGCAATATTTAAAAAGTGATCCTCGCAGCCTTTCATGATCAGCTTGTATTTATTTTGAGGTAGACAATGGTGTGCTTTAGTCACATGTATCGCTTTGTTTCATTTATATTGTATTCCTTTTGTTGCGTTTAAGAGTAATTTTAATTGTTAGTTATGAACAACAGTGGTATTATTGACTAGTTTTAACAATATCTAAAGGTTGAACATGATTTAATTGATGATCAATGTTTAAGCTGTTGAATGTAATTTgatttaccaatattttattttagttaaataaaatatatattttacgaATTTATTTAACTGTATGATTACTTAAAGCTAACGTGAAATATAGTGTTAACCCTAAGTGATATTATGCggattgaaatgaaataaaataactagaactgtctcaaggatggctgactaatactcCCGAAATCTACAATGGTGAaatggaactgttaattagaggcttactaagataacccagtaatatagtgaccagttgctatagcaaccataattaaaaaaaaaaaaaaataagtggcatgcacatcaaCACATATTCgtgtaaagtttcattgaaatcggcccatcggtttcggaggagttgtccggaccaacttaaagttatggttcttatcagaaaacctgtgtatagttaccagttgccatagcaaccataattttgtgaaaaataaagtggcatgcacatctacacacggtcctctatatttgtgtgaagtttcattgaaaccGGCcaatcggtttaggaggagttgtccggacaaaatgcgtctacagacagacggacggacggacaacctgattccagtataccccctaacttcgttgcgggggtataataaaataatttttattacaTCCGTTTCGTAGATAGCGAATTGTGGCATTACTGTGGGCATACAtgggaaaataacaaaattattatatcaaacaatattcATTTCAATTAATTGTCATACAGGAATATATAAGGATacttagttatacatgtatatactaatcATACACACTAATGCTtgttttacagaaatatatgaGTCATTGTCAGAAATCTTTAAATATTGCAAGAAAtgttttttattctatttaACCAAACTTTAGGGTAAAATGTCCATTATggcatcaatttcaaaataaagttTTCACAAACAAGAAACaggaatttgaaattaaacTTAGAATCATTATAAAAGCGTCAACTTCCCAAGttgtacatgttgatattattTGCTCATGTGTCCTAAGAGATGATCTATGATGATATCTCAGAGGCTCTTTAAGTAACACAATGGTGGGGGACTGTTTTGAAGAGaacattttaacttttaaatcaATAAGGTTGATGATGAATCAAGTTTTAATTGCTTTGttgtttaaagttaaaatcttGTGAgcacaaagaaaaaaaaaaaaaaaaaatcatcaaagaaaaaaaacaagttttggATCCTGACCGAAAAATGTCTATAGCTTATTTCAAAATCACGGTTTAAAATGAACAACATTTTACCAACATTGATTGTTTTTTACTGGTCAGAAAAGCATGACTTCTTTCCCCTGTCTTTCTTCtttctcatatatatatatatatatatatgggcaATACATTTATCCTTCATGGCCTATAATGCCTTTGCCTTCATTAAGCACATTAACAAAATTTACTTATGGTTCAGTTTAAAAATCTGGTAATTCCTCGCCTCAATAACCTCCGATTTTACCTCACCTCAATAACCTCCGATTTTACCTCGCCTAAATAACCTCCGATTTTACCTCGCCTCAATAACCTCCGATTTTACCTCGCCTTAATAACCTCCGATTTTACCTCGCCTCAATAACCTCCGATTTTACCTCGCCTCAATAACCTCCGATTTTACCTCGCCTCAATAACCTCCGATTTTACCTCGCCTAAATAGCCATTGCTCTTGTTTGTCTTTTCCACACTCTCCTTCTGATTTTTTTGCACTCTCTCTTTCACTTCTCACCTCAACCTCCTCGTGATTATTCCTCCTTCCAACACTCTGCTCCAGCTTGTCCGTTGTAACAACCCACTCCTGTTTCTCCATTAGCTGCGATAAcatagctctggacgacggacggacaatatctgacagatggtcgtcgttAGAAGAGCAGGTTAGGCAGGGTATTAATATTCGTTCTATTTCTCCATCACCTCAACAGTCTCATCGTGTTCTTTCTGGTCTCGTCACCATCAATATGATTCTCTTTCATTTCACACTCTCCTTCTGATCCCCATTACACTGTTAGAAAGTAAATGGAAGGTGGTATAGATCAGGAATGGTTAATATAACTAGGAAGGCAGGGATGGGGTTAAGCAGTGTTTAAATGGTACAAAATGAACGTATTTGAATTACGAGATTTAATAGGAAGAGGAATGACTGAAAAAGAATGGGAATTACAGGGAGGGTAATGGAAGGGTGGAGATTACGGGACATAACAGGGAGGGTAATGGAAGAGTGAAGATTACGGGATATAACAGGGAGGGTAATGGAAGGGTGGAGATTACAGGATATAACAGGGGGTAATGGAAGGGTGGAGATTACGGGATATAACAGGGAGGGTAATGGAAGGGTGAAGATTACGGGATATAACAGGGAGGGTAATGGAAGAGTGAAGATTACGGGATATAACAGGGAGGGTAATGGAAGGGTGAAGATTACGGGATATAACAGGGAGGGTAATGGAAGGGTGGAGATTACGGGATATAACAGGGAGGGTAATGGAAGGGTGGAGATTACGGGATATAACAGGGAGGGTAATGGAAGGGTGGAGATTACAGGATATAACAGGGGGTAATGGAAAGGTAGTATTACAGGATATAACAGGGAGGGTAACGGAAAGGTGGATATTACGGGATATAACAGGGAGGGTAATGGTAGAGTGGAGATTACAAGATATAACAGGGAGGGTAATGGAAGGGTGGATATTACAGGATATAACAGGGAAGGTAATGGAATGTTGGAGATCACGGGATATAACAGGGAGGGTATTGGAGGGGTTAATGGAAGGGAGTTGGTTACGGGATATAACAGGATACAACATTGGAATCGATTATAAAGCGCTTTTTAACCCGTTTCTGGTTGTTATAACACTATATTTTATAACAACAAGAAAcgggtgttttttttaaagcactttataatcgattccaatgttgtatcggtgcataaatagacaagaaatgatgttacaaattaaaattagacaattccattataactttagttcctgaTCCCAAGTACCTGTGAATGAAAGTGCATTaaagtctgaggcggtacaaaACTAGATCGCCAATGTTAACAGTGAATGTATTCAAACGCaggcaagaaagtgattcgtctctcagaacagaagcacgcgacccaaaatcttaaCATTCAACGGGAAATTCAGATCGAAGTGAAAAAGTAAATATATCGTTGTAATTGTCAGAGAGAATAATCCATCAATAAGAATAATAAATGCCATGTTTCGTAAACTTTCGTTCCGTTTGTTTGAGACGATTTATTCCGATAATTTGCGTGCGTATATGTAAACAAACGTGTCCACACCTTCACTAGGCCGTATCGCGGAAGTTTGCTGTGCATAGTTTCTTATCTACATAGCGCACGTATACATGTTTATTAACACAGGTAAGTAACTGATATATCTACATTCTTTTCGTAAGGTGGTTGTTCTGATATTCTGGATATAACCCCCAATTTATATATGTAGATCATGATCGAGTAGTTCTTTAATATCGATAAAAATGATAACTGATCATCATGATAACATTGATCTATAATCGATAAATTTAACAAGAGTCGGTCCCGAAGGGGGCGAGAGTTACCATGCTTACACATTGTACATATGAAGTTAATGACTTTTGTCCGTTAATTAACTGGTGTGTCGTATACAAGAAGTACCCTACTGTTAGGTTTCGCCAAAAcgagtatagtatatatatacaaatgtagttataATTGTTTAGTATCGCATCTCGTCTGCTGAAAGACCCgttcaataaataaatagtgtCACATGACTCGGGATTGGAAGGGTAGGAATTACGGGATTTAACAGGGAATGTCGTGATAAATATACCTTAAGCCAAGTTGACGTGATAAGATTGGTCATAAAACCTGCTAAACTGACACAGTTTTATGGCCATAACAACAGGTAGGCCTACAAATAATTACCGAATATTTCATTTCCACAGTTACATATATCAGGGATCAGAATCATGATATTTAACAGGGAGGGAAATTGAAGAGGAGTTGGGGAACATGAGTTTGACGGGGAGGGGAACGTAAAGTGTGGGAAAGACGGACGTAACAAGGAGGGTAGTGATATAGCATAGAGGAGGATCAATGGCTTTTACAAGATATGGAAAGCAATCGTAGGGAAATATTGGATTTAACATTGAGGAGAATTCCAATGTGTGAAAAGGGGATTAAGGAGGGAGAGGGATCACGTGATTAAACAAAGAGAAAATTCCGTGGGAGGGGATTACTTGTTTTAACAGGAAGATGGACGCAAGAGATCTAGATGGATTACTGGTTATAACAAGAAGAGGGATGTAAGGGATGGGAGTTACGGTATTTTACAAGGAAGTTTTTCCAGACTCAAGCTCAACTTAACTATTTTAAGGGACTCATTTTACGCCTTGACAatcaaatctttatttttaagAATTTAAGAGACATAGTAGTAGTcgtaaaacatgtttatagaaACTGTTTTGTGGCAGTTAAAATGATTGGCTAACAACTAATTactgaatattttatttgtacatttacaggTATTATTTCAAAGATAAGTTGATGTTAACCtataattaatataaagatATGATGTAGAAACTTTTGAACATTTCACATACAGAAAAACAGGATCTGCTAAAAGAGATTTATTCATCATTCTCCGAATTTATATCTGCTTtcaaattatacatttattgcTTTCATACGCCTTATCCTACATAATATTTGCCTGTTATATATTGTTACGATACTCATTGTATATTCCaacgatacattgtatattcctGTCATtctgatacattgtatagtatccttcattgtttatacatatcctaaattgtacattttattattgtaaattCTTATATATATCCTACATTGTAGATAACTTTCCAACATTGCATACGCATATCCTACATCGTACattgcatatacatatataacattgtatattccTATTCCACATTATTTATGCTCACTTCACATTGTATATGCCCATCCTCATTcctgttgttttgatttctttaGGGATATGAAACACCAATGGCTGTCCCTAGTCATTATTATGGCTTTCCTTCAATCACCAAGCAGAGCTAAAGTTTTCAGAGATGATAAACTGCATACAGATTTCCAGACGTCCAATGCGGACTTCACCTTGGAGATGTATAAGCGTTTGACTAAAATGTCCACAGACGGGAATTTGTTCTACTCGCCTTTCTCCATCTCTGCCGCCATGTCCATGGTTTATCTTGGTGCCAGGGAGCAGACGGCAGCCCAGATGATTCCCGCTCTTAGTATTCAATCCTTAGGTCAGCGAGTGCACGATGGTTATGAGGATTACTTGAAGGTGGTTTTAGGTAAAAGCGATAACGTCACACTTCAGATTGCCAACAGACTGTATCCTGACAGCAAGACGGACGTTGTACCATCTTTCATTGAGCTATGTGCTAAGTACTACCAAGCCGACACCAAAACAATAGACTATCGACAATTTGAAGCTGCAAGAAAAGAAATCAACGAATGGGTGAGTCATCAGACAGCAGAGAAAATAAAAGACCTTCTTCCTGAGGGATCTTTAACTCCATTAACAGTGATGGTATTGGTAAACGCTATCTACTTCAAAGGTGACTGGGAGACAAAATTTGATGACAAAGTCACCAAGGATATGACCTTTCATAACCTCAAAGGTCAACAAAAGACTGTGAAAATGATGTTTCAGAAAGCTACAAAATTTCCGCTTAAATACGATGATCAATTAAGATGTACGGTTTTGGAATTGCCTTACAAAGCGAACAGCCTCTCAATGGTCATTATTTTGCCAGATGATATAGACGGATTACCTGCCCTTGAAGAGAAATTAACCCCTTCTGTAATTAAAGGACTTACGACAAAAATGCCACCTGTAAACGTGGAAGTGTTTCTTCCAAAATTCAAACTTAAATCGAGTTTTGAGCTTTCAAAATTGTTCCAGAGCATGGGAATGACATATCTGTTTCATGGATCCAAAGCCGACCTGACTGGCATAGACACTTCCAATACGTCATATGTGTCCTTCATCTTTCACCAAGCTTTTGTAGACGTAAACGAGGAAGGCACCGAAGCAGCTGCAGCCACAGCCGTTATAATTGTGGCATGTTCATCGCGAGGGCTACCATTACAATTCAAGGCCGATCACCCATTCATGTTCGTTATCAAAGACAATCGGTCCGACACAATTTTGTTTGTTGGAAGATTTGCTGATGTTGTTCAGGCACAAGAAAAAGATGAATTATAGAAAACCCATTTGTTCAATTTCATTGATACAGATAATGTGGTGCTGACGTACTTGCCTTCTGGTTATCACAACTGAACCCTGTCCTAGTTTGTTGGTGTATATGAGACTGAAATCATCACCGTATAATATACTGTTACTATTGCTGTCATTCTTATATCCTATATACTGAGTATATAGTATAATCTTCATACTGATAACATTGCATTGATCATCTTTGTTGATATGGATATCTAGATTTCCTTCCCTGTCCCTTACTTTTTGGATCTCTTGATTGGTTATCGACATATTTACATTCCGTGAGCTTGTTTTCGCTACCATATGATGTTTAGACTGTGATTGCCATTGCCGAAGATGAGCTAGTGGAAAGAAACAACTAGGTAACGATTTGTTATTTGACAACGTGTTCTGTCATCCTTCCTGACGAATGTAACTTCGAATTGAGATGCCTGATGACAAtgattttttattatcttttatataaatattaatacacatttttaaaatgatcagtcatatatatttaatatcattATCTTTTTTTCAATTCGGGAAACTGTTTTAATCGGTGaattaaagattttgtttttgGAACGGACGTGTGCTGGAACAATGTCTTTTATTGTTAAAGggaatacaaatgtaaaaatcaGTGTTTGGAaaatgtgtcatattttcaggAATCGTCACTCGCACACACGTGACTCCTTTCTATTTTATCCATGTAGCAAAAATCAACCGagattaatttttatttaaaactcgtatacatatatctatagaaTATTTTTACGGTATACGCTCGGGTATCGCTATTTCAAAATtccattttcattatttataagaGGAAATCATCgtttaataaatattaaatacagtTTTAGTCGCTTTAAGGAAATTTAAAAAGCATATGGACGTCATATCTATAGACATCAAAAACGATAACACGAGTGGAAACTGAACTAAAAGgaagtgatgtatatatacagtcgTGTAAGTCCAACTTCATATCGCATTGTGGTGACGATCTTAAATCTCAGGTAGATGTTATCTTGGTTTTAAAGGTATCCATCAccaaacaatatttaaaaagtgATCCTCGCAGCCTTTCATGATCAGCTTGTATCTATTTTGAGGTAGACAACGGTGTGCTTTTGTTACACGTATCGCTTTGTTTCATTTATATTGTATTCCTTTTGTTGCGATTAAGAGTGATTTTAATTGTTAGTTATTAATTACAGTGGTATTATTGACTAGTTTTACCAATATTTAAAGGTTGAACATGATTTAATTGATGACCAATGTTTAAGCTGTTGAATGTAATTTgatttaccaatattttattttagttaaataaaatatatattttacgaATTTGGTTAACTGTATGATTACTTAAAGCCATAATATGACCGCTTATCCTAAACAATTCATTTGGACGGCATACCAAAATATCAAATGTGTAAATCATATTGTGAAACTGTTTATATGATGACAACTTTTCAGAGTGAATATGAAAAATTTGCAAATTGACTATAGGGAAGTTACACTGAAACGTGAAATATAGTGTTAACCTAAAGTGATATTATGCggattgaaatgaaataaaataaacagaaGCAATACAATCATTTTTATTACATCAGTTTCTTAGATAGCGAATAGGCATTAGTGTGGGCATACatggaaaaataacaaaattattatatcaaacaatattcATTTCAATTATTTGTCATACAGGAATATATAAGGATacttagttatacatgtatatactaatcATACACACTAATGCTtgttttacagaaatatatgaGTCATGGTCAGAAATCTTAAATATAAGAATTTTTTTAATCTATTGAACCAAACTTTAGGGTAAAATGTCCATTATggcatcaatttcaaaataaagttTTCACAAACAAGAAACaggaatttgaaattaaatttagaaTCGTTACAAAAGCGTAAACTTCCAAAGttgtacatgttgatattattTGCTCATATGTCCTAAGAGACAAAATGATGATTTATCAGAGGCTGTTTAAGTCACACAATGGTGGGGGACTGTTTTGAAGAGAACATTTTAACTAAAATCAATGAGGTTGGATGATGAAACAAGTTTTAATTGCTTTgttgtttaaaattaaaatcctgtgagcaaaaagaacaaaaaaatgtCAGAAAGGAAAAAACAAGTATTGGATCCTGACCAAAAAAATGTCTATAGCTTACTTTAAAATCACGGTTTACAATGAACAACATTGTACCAACATTGATTTGTTTTACTGGCAGCACTTCTTTCCCCTGTCTTTCTTCtctcatatatatatggacaatACATATATCCTTCCTGGTCAATAATGCCTTTACCTTAATAAAGCACAAAATTGCGAATTACATATGTACTTATGGTTCAGTTTAAAAATCTGGTCATCCCTCGCCTCAATAACCTCACCTAAACAGCCATTGCTCTTTTTTGTCTTTTCCACACTCTCCTTTTGATTCTTTCGCACGTCTTCGCTCTCTCTTTCACTTCTCATATCAGCCTCCTCCTGATTATTCCTCCTTCCAACACTCTGCTCCAGCTTGTCCGTCGTAACAACCCACTCCTCCTGTTTCTCcattagctgcgataacgtagctctggacgacggacggacaatttctgac
It includes:
- the LOC117342189 gene encoding leukocyte elastase inhibitor-like translates to MKHQWLSLVLIMAFLQSPSSAKVFRDDKLHTDFQTSNADFTLEIYKRLTKMSTDGNLFFSPFSISAAMSMVYLGAREQTADQMIPALRIQSLGQRVHDAYEDYLKVVLDKNDNVTLQIANRLYPDSKTDIVPSFIELCAKHYQADTKTMDYGQFETARKEINEWVSQQTAEKIKDLLPEGSLNSLTMMVLVNAIYFKGDWETKFDEKATRDMTFHNLKGQQKTVKMMFQKATQFPLKYDGELKCKVLELPYKGNSLSMVIILPEDRDGLPALEEKLSSSVIKGLTTEMSPIEVEVFLPKFKLKSGFELSKMFKSMGMTDLFDGYKADLTGIDAAKMSHVSAIFHQAFVDVNEEGTEAAAATAVTMETFSSPGPPLQFKADHPFMFVIKDNRSDTILFVGRFADVVQAQEKDEL
- the LOC117342190 gene encoding leukocyte elastase inhibitor-like, with protein sequence MKHQWLSLVIIMAFLQSPSRAKVFRDDKLHTDFQTSNADFTLEMYKRLTKMSTDGNLFYSPFSISAAMSMVYLGAREQTAAQMIPALSIQSLGQRVHDGYEDYLKVVLGKSDNVTLQIANRLYPDSKTDVVPSFIELCAKYYQADTKTIDYRQFEAARKEINEWVSHQTAEKIKDLLPEGSLTPLTVMVLVNAIYFKGDWETKFDDKVTKDMTFHNLKGQQKTVKMMFQKATKFPLKYDDQLRCTVLELPYKANSLSMVIILPDDIDGLPALEEKLTPSVIKGLTTKMPPVNVEVFLPKFKLKSSFELSKLFQSMGMTYLFHGSKADLTGIDTSNTSYVSFIFHQAFVDVNEEGTEAAAATAVIIVACSSRGLPLQFKADHPFMFVIKDNRSDTILFVGRFADVVQAQEKDEL